Part of the Desulfolutivibrio sulfoxidireducens genome is shown below.
CACGGAGCCGGTCCCCGCGCCCAGGTCCCAGACCGTGTCCGCCGGGACGATGCGAAGCAGGGCCAGGGCCGCGGCGCGCACGGGCGCTTTGGTGAACACGCCGTCGTCCCGGGACAGGGAGGAGGCGGAAAGGCCCAGGGTCAGGACGGTTTCCGGGGGGCTGGCGCGTTCGACGAAGACCATGTTGAGGGGCGAAAAGGCGGTATCGGGAAGAGGGGCGGCGAGGTCCAGGCGGGTATATTTCTCGTCCGCAAGGCCCATGTTCTCGAAGACGTGCAGGGCGAAGTCCGGACCGCCCCGGTCGAGCACGGCCCGGGCCAGGGCCTGGGGCGTATGAACGGCATCGGTGTACACGGCGGCCTGACCGCGACGCATGAGCGCCCGAAAAAGGGGGCCATGGTCGTCGCGGCCGTGCAGGCTGACGGCCGGAATGTCGTCGAAGGGGCGGCCGAGGCGGGCGGCCATGGCCGCAACGGCGGTGACGTTTGGTATAAAACGCAGGTCGCCAGGGGCGAAGCGGGTGAGAAGCGTCCGGCCGATACCAAAATAGAGCGGATCGCCGTCGGCCAGCACCGCGACGCGGAAGCCTGCGGCGTGCCGCTCGGCCAGGCGGTCCAGAACAGCGGAAAGTGGCCCGGTCAGGGGAATTTTTTCCGCCGGATGATCGGAAAAGGCATCGAGAAGCCGTTTCCCGGCGGCCAGGACCCGGGCCTCGGCCACGGCCTCGGCCGCATCGGGCGGAAGCGAGGGCCGGCCGATGCCCACGCCGGCCACCAGAACGGAAAATGTGGCGTTGCCCATGCGCACCCTGTACATGGCCTGGCGGGCAGGGTCAAAAGGCCCGGCGCGACGAACGTCCGTCCATTTCGACTTCTGTTTGCCTCCCGGGTCCGGCCGGGGTAAGAAGGA
Proteins encoded:
- the cbiE gene encoding precorrin-6y C5,15-methyltransferase (decarboxylating) subunit CbiE gives rise to the protein MYRVRMGNATFSVLVAGVGIGRPSLPPDAAEAVAEARVLAAGKRLLDAFSDHPAEKIPLTGPLSAVLDRLAERHAAGFRVAVLADGDPLYFGIGRTLLTRFAPGDLRFIPNVTAVAAMAARLGRPFDDIPAVSLHGRDDHGPLFRALMRRGQAAVYTDAVHTPQALARAVLDRGGPDFALHVFENMGLADEKYTRLDLAAPLPDTAFSPLNMVFVERASPPETVLTLGLSASSLSRDDGVFTKAPVRAAALALLRIVPADTVWDLGAGTGSVALEAARLCPEGGVFAVEKDLGRFNHLVKNIRRTGALTVTPVHAAMPEALHTLPDPDRIFLGGGLSRAPHILPAVAARLAPHGRIVVAATLLDTLEQTRDFFTANHWSHQTTHIQAATETPLATHTRLIPDNPVFLVAGERDETRGEGFAPSPHPSPTRGTQSPWTPE